Proteins encoded together in one Prinia subflava isolate CZ2003 ecotype Zambia chromosome 23, Cam_Psub_1.2, whole genome shotgun sequence window:
- the PACSIN1 gene encoding protein kinase C and casein kinase substrate in neurons protein 1 has translation MSGSYDESASAAEETTDSFWEVGNYKRTVKRIDDGHRLCNDLMNCVHERAKIEKSYAQQLTDWSKRWRQLIEKGPQYGSLEKAWAAIMTEADKVSELHQEVKNSLLNDDFEKVKNWQKDAYHKQIMGGFKEAKEADDGFRKAQKPWAKKLKELETAKKAYHLACKEEKLAMTREANSKADQSNTPEQQKKLQDKVEKCKQDVQKTQEKYERVLDELNKCTPQYIESMEQVFEQCQQFEEKRLNFLKEMLLDIKRHLNLAESSSYANVYRELEQTIRMSDAQEDLRWFRSTSGPGMPMNWPQFEEWNPDLTHTITRKEKQKKGEGVALTNASSAGDTGAQAGERGSVSSHDRGQTYSAEWSDDEGSNSFNTSEANGGANPFDEESAGKGVRVRALYDYDGQEQDELSFKAGDELTKLGEEDEQGWCKGRLDNGQLGLYPANYVEAI, from the exons ATGTCGGGTTCCTATGACGAGTCGGCATCGGCCGCCGAGGAAACAACTGACAGCTTCTGGGAG GTGGGGAACTACAAGCGCACAGTGAAGCGAATCGACGATGGACACCGGCTCTGCAACGACCTCATGAACTGCGTGCACGAGCGGGCCAAGATCGAGAAGTCGTACGCGCAGCAGCTCACCGACTGGTCCAAGCGGTGGAGGCAGCTCATTGAGAAAG GTCCCCAGTAtggcagcctggagaaggcgTGGGCCGCGATCATGACGGAGGCGGACAAGGTGAGCGAGCTGCACCAGGAGGTGAAGAACAGCCTCCTGAACGACGACTTCGAGAAGGTCAAGAACTGGCAGAAGGACGCCTACCACAAGCAGATCATGGGGGGCTTCAAGGAGGCCAAGGAAGCTGACGATGGCTTCCGGAAAGCCCAGAAGCCCTGGGCCAAGAAGCTCAAGGAG CTGGAGACAGCTAAGAAAGCTTATCACCTGGCATGCAAGGAAGAGAAGCTGGCCATGACCCGGGAAGCCAACAGCAAGGCAGATCAGTCCAACACTcctgagcagcagaagaagCTCCAGGACAAAGTGGAAAAGTGCAAGCAAGACGTGCAAAAG ACTCAGGAGAAGTACGAGAGGGTGCTGGACGAGCTGAACAAGTGCACCCCGCAGTACATCGAGAGCATGGAGCAGGTCTTcgagcagtgccagcagtttGAGGAAAAGAGGCTCAACTTCCTCAAGGAAATGCTCCTGGACATCAAGAGGCACCTGAACCTGGCCGAGAGCAGCAG CTACGCCAACGTGTACCGGGAGCTGGAGCAGACCATCCGCATGTCGGACGCACAGGAGGACCTGCGGTGGTTCCGCAGCACCAGCGGCCCCGGGATGCCCATGAACTGGCCCCAGTTTGAG GAGTGGAACCCGGACCTGACGCACACGATAACGcggaaggagaagcagaagaaggGCGAGGGGGTGGCCCTGACCAACGCCAGCAGCGCGGGCGACACGGGGGCTCAGGCGGGCGAGCGCGGGAG CGTGAGCAGCCACGACCGTGGGCAGACCTACAGCGCCGAGTGGTCGGACGACGAGGGCAGCAACTCCTTCAACACCAGCGAGGCCAACGGCGGCGCCAACCCCTTCGACGAGGAGTCGGCGGGGAAGGGCGTGAGGGTGCGGGCTCTGTACGACTACGacgggcaggagcaggatgagctCAGCTTCAAAGCAG gtGATGAACTAACCAAACTCGGTGAGGAAGACGAGCAGGGGTGGTGCAAAGGGCGCTTGGACAACGGGCAGCTGGGGCTGTACCCCGCCAACTACGTGGAGGCAATCTAA
- the SPDEF gene encoding SAM pointed domain-containing Ets transcription factor: protein MGSASPGLTALPPGRLAWPDPALLPPPRDPDPRSWGCPESPSPPGTPEQPLPAFCLHYFDMLYPEDTAWAAKGAGEPAHSSAQGGRDEARKEPEQCPIIDSQGLGLGPEGDLQDSLHLVEHSLEQVQSMVVGEVLKDIETACKLLNIAADPTDWSPGNVQKWILWTEHQYRLPQIGKSFQELSGKDLCAMSEEQFCQRSPACGDILHAHLDIWKSAAWMKEKAAPGDVRYCGGDTGWADSEVDSSCAGQPIHLWQFLKELLLKPHNYGRFIRWLNKDKGIFKIEDSAQVARLWGIRKNRPAMNYDKLSRSIRQYYKKGIIRKPDISQRLVYQFVHPV, encoded by the exons atgggcagtgccagccccgggCTGACCGCTCTGCCCCCCGGCCGCCTCGCCTGGCCGGACCCCGCGCTGCTGCCGCCCCCAAGGGACCCCGACCCccgcagctggggctgcccggAGAGCCCCAGCCCCCCCGGCACCCCcgagcagcccctgccagccttCTGCCTGCACTACTTCGACATGCTCTACCCCGAGGACACGGCCTGGGCCGCCAAGGGTGCCGGGGAACCGGCCCACAGCAGCGCCCAGGGCGGGCGGGACGAGGCGAGGAAGGAGCCGGAGCAGTGTCCCATCATCGACAGCcagggcctggggctggggcccGAGGGGGACCTGCAGGACAGCCTGCACCTGGTGGAGCACTCACTGGAGCAGGTGCAGAGCATGGTGGTGGGCGAGGTGCTGAAGGACATCGAGACAGCCTGCAAGCTCCTCAACATCGCCGCAG acCCCACGGACTGGAGCCCCGGGAACGTGCAGAAGTGGATCCTGTGGACGGAGCACCAGTACCGGCTGCCGCAGATCGGGAAGTCCTTCCAGGAGCTGTCGGGGAAGGACCTGTGTGCCATGTCCGAGGAGCAGTTCTGCCAGCGCTCGCCCGCCTGCGGCGACATCCTGCACGCCCACCTCGACATCTGGAAGTCTG CCGCCTGGATGAAGGAGAAGGCTGCCCCCGGAGATGTGAGATACTGCG GAGGTGACACCGGCTGGGCCGACAGCGAGGTGGACTCGTCCTGTGCCGGCCAACCCATCCACCTCTGGCAGTTCctcaaggagctgctgctgaagccgCACAACTACGGGCGCTTCATCCGCTGGCTCAACAAGGACAAAG GCATCTTCAAGATCGAGGACTCGGCGCAGGTGGCCCGGCTCTGGGGCATCCGCAAGAACCGCCCGGCCATGAACTACGACAAGCTGAGCCGCTCCATCCGGCAGTACTACAAGAAAGGAATCATCCGCAAGCCCGACATCTCCCAGCGCCTCGTCTACCAGTTCGTGCACCCGGTGtga